From the Nostoc sp. PCC 7107 genome, the window CAGAGACTAATGATCAAAATGCTGAGAGCTTGGGAGAGCAGGAGTGCAAAAGTTAGGCATAGCATTTACAGGAAGTGGCTCGGCAGTTCCCGAAACTTCCCTCGATAACCAGGCGCTAACAGCACTGGTTGAAACATCAGATGAGTGGATTACCACAAGAACCGGGATTCGTCAACGACGAGTATCACAACCGTCAGATTCCTTGAGTTCGTTGGCAGCGGCGGCTGGTCGTCGAGCGATCGCATCTGCTGGAATTCAAGCTACTGATATAGATATGATTTTGCTGGCAACATCTACCCCTGATGATTTGTTTGGCACCGCTTGTAAAGTACAGGCTGAGTTGGGCGCGACGAAAGCCGTAGCCTTTGACATAACTGCCGCTTGTTCTGGCTTTGTATTTGGGCTAGTAACAGCTGCCCAATACATCAGAACCGGTGTATATCAGAATGTACTTCTGATTGGGGCAGACATCCTCTCTCGATGGGTAGATTGGCAAGACCGCAGGACTTGTATTCTATTTGGTGATGGGGCGGGAGCAGTCGTTTTACAGGCTTGTGAAAGCGATCGCCTCTTAGGATTTGCCCTCAAAAGTGACGGAACGCAAAATCATTACCTCAACCTTGGCTATACAGCTACTGCTCAAGAAATACTCCCAAATATCAACGTTTCTCAAGGGCATTACCAACCCATCACCATGAACGGCAAAGAAGTATACCGCTTTGCCGTGCAGAAAGTCCCAGAAATTATTGATAAAGCCTTATTTGAAGCTAATTTGACTGTTGACCAAATAGATTGGCTCATCTTACATCAAGCCAATCAGCGGATTCTGGATGCTGTTGCTCAACGGCTAGGAATTTCCCCACAGAAAGTTATTAGTAATCTGGCAAATTACGGCAATACTTCTGCTGCTTCTATTCCTCTCGCCTTAGATGAAGCAGTGCAACAAGGTAAAATTCAACCCAATAACATCATTGCAGCATCCGGCTTTGGCGCAGGTCTTACCTGGGGTGCAGCAATTTTTCAATGGGGAAAATAATATTTTGTCCTAAGTCATTAGTCATGTGTCCTGTGTAAATGACTAATGACCAATACTCATTTACTTTCAAACTTCATACTTCAGACTTCATACTTCTGTTGACCAATGACTAAAACCGCATGGGTGTTTCCCGGACAAGGTTCCCAAGCACTGGGAATGGGAACAGATTTACTAGATATACCAGGTGCTAAAGAAAAATTTACTCAAGCTGAGGCAATCTTAGGCTGGTCTGTTAGCGATATCTGCCAAAACCAAGAAGAAAAGTTAGCACAGACACTTTATACTCAGCCCTGTCTTTACGTAGTGGAAAGTATTCTCGCTGATTTAATGCGGGAACGGGGATATCAACCAGATTTGGTTGCTGGGCATAGTTTGGGTGAATATATTGCCCTTTACGTTGCTGATGTTTTTGAGTGGTCAGCAGGGTTGCATTTAGTCAAACGTCGTGCTGAACTGATGGAGAACGCCGCAGGTGGGATGATGGCGGCATTAATGAATTTTGACCGAGAACAATTAGAAACAGCGATCGCCGCAACACCAGATGTCGTTTTGGCAAATGATAATAGTCCAGCACAGGTAGTAATTTCTGGTACTCCTGATGCTGTACAAGCGGTCATGTCTCAAGTTAAAGCCAAACGTGCTATTCCTTTAAAAGTTTCTGGGGCATTTCACTCACATTTAATGGCGGAGGCGGCGAGTGAATTTCAAGCGATTCTGGAATCAGTAGAATTTCAGCCTGCGACTGTACCTGTGATGTCGAATGTTGAACCTGTATCCTCGACTGATGCCCAAATTTTAAAACAGCGTCTAATTCAGCAGATGACTGGTTCGGTACGTTGGCGAGAAATTTCACTGCAATTACCAGTTAATAGCATTGAACAAGTCATAGAAATTGGCCCTGGTAATGTTTTAACTGGTTTAATTAAACGCACCACTACCGATTTAATTTTAAAGAATGTCCGTAACGCTGCGGAATTACCACAATAGAAAATAGAAAAGTGTAAAGCATGAAGTATGAAATACTCGATTTCACTTCATACTTGACACTAGCCTGCGGCAAGTCGCTAAAAGCGTCTTCATACTTCATACTTCACACTTCATACTTCATACTTCCTATGTCTCGCAGTCGTGAACCGCTTATTAGTCTGGCACTTTACCACGCCTTTAAATGGTCGATTGTCAGCCCCATGCTTCATGCTTACTTTCAGGGCAAGATTTATGGGGTAGAAAATGTCCCGCAATCAGATCCATTATTAGTTGTCAGCAATCATGCTAGTTACTTTGACCCACCCATTGTTTCTAATTGTGTGCGTCGTCCAGTAGCATATATGGCTAAACAAGAATTATTTGAAATTCCAGTTTTAGCACAAGCCATTAAATTGTATGGTGCTTACCCGGTGAGCCGAGGTAGTGCCGATCGCAACGCCATTCGTGCAGCTTTAGAATGTTTAGAAAATGGTTGGGCTGTGGGAGTTTTTTTACAGGGTACTCGCACCCCCGATGGTAGAATTACTGACCCTAAAAAAGGTGCCGCCTTACTGGCTGCAAAGGCGCAAGCACCGATTTTACCTGTGAGTTTGTGGGGAACTGAAGGAATTTTAGAAAAAGGCTCGTCTATACCCCGTGCTGTTCCTCTCACAATCAGAATTGGTGAGGTAATTGACCCTCCTAGTTCTACTAATAAAGAACAATTAGAAGCTGTAACCCAAAAGTGTGCAACGGTAATCAACGAAATGCACGATTTAGGACGTTAATGAGAAATATACTTTTAGGTAGTAGCGATCGCCACATTATTTTTATATGTTGCTAATGTCTACTAGCGATCGCTAAACTAGCTGATTTAAAAAAATTATATGACAGGCTGGGATGCCAAGAATTTTTGGAATCGATTGAATAATTCGGCCTTAGTCCGCTTTTTGTTGTTAGTGGCTGCTGGCTGGGCTTTCGTACAACTTTTAGCCTACTTTGAAGCCGTCATTGTTATTTTTACATTCGCGGCAATTTTAGCTTTCTTACTCAGCTATCCTGTACGCTGGTTGCGGCGGTTTTTACCTCATGGTGTGGCTGTGATTTTCGTTTTCTTGCTCAGTATTGTCATTCTGGGAGGATTGATGATCACCGTTGGGATTGCAGTTTTATCCCAAGGACAGCAATTAATAGAAAGTATTTCTGGATTTTTAAGTTCTCTCGCGCCTTTTTTAGAAAGAGTAGAAGAATTTCTCAGAAACCGAAATCTACAAATAGATTTAAGTGTTATTGAAGAGCAATTACGTGATCAGGCTATATCAGGCTTAGTCACCAGTTTAACTTTTTTACAACAGTTATTGACAAATTTCGTCACGTTTATTTTGATTGCTGTTGTGGCATTTTTTATGCTATTAGATGGCGACAAGCTGTGGAATTTTATTTTGAAAATAGTACCTAAACAGCGTCGTCTGAGATTTACTAATATTATCAGACGTAGCTTTTTAGGATTCTTTCAGGGTCAGTTATTATTAAGTTTGTTTTTGACAACAACAACTTTTGTAGTTTTTGTATTATTGCAAGTACCTTTTGCTTTATTATTATCTGTAATAGTAGGCTTTTTAGATATTATTCCTGGGATAGGAGCAACTTTAGGTGTTGGCATCATTACGTTGATTGTCTTATCTCAAAATGTTTGGTTAGGATTAAAAGTATTCATTGCTTGTATTATCCTTCAGCAAATTCAAGATAATCTAATTGCACCTAGAATTATGCAAGGTGCGCTAAATCTAAATCCTGTAGTTGTATTTTTTGCATTATTAGTGGGCGCTAGGGTAGCAGGATTATTAGGAGTTTTTATTTCTATTCCCATTACTGGAGTAATTGTGTCTTTATTTGAAATTGATGAGATGAAGGCAGAGGTTTAGTTATTAGTCATTTGTCATGTTTACCCTAACTCCCTAGCTTCTAATGTAAAATCAGTTGAAGAAGCATAAAGCAACGAAATCATGTCAGATTTAAGAGCAGAATTAACACAAAGTGTAGATGAAGCAGAATGGGAATGGTTAATTCCTCATGTGCAACGTGATGCAGTAATTTTGGTAACGCCAGGGTTAAGTCTTGTAGATGTAGGAGAAGCGCTCGCTAGTGATAACTCTCAATCTGTACAGCAGTGGATTGATGAGCAATTAATTACCAAACCTTCCATAGATCAAGTGGGAAAATGGAATGGCGATCGGCAAAAACGATTCCACACCCTGATTTTACAACCTTTTGTTTTAGTCCAAGAAATCGCCGCATAAACAAGTAAAAAGTAAAAAGTAAAAAGTAAAAAATTCATTATTTGTACTTTTGCCTTTTACCTTTTTACTTCCTACTCTCCATCCTTGATTTACCAACTTTTTTAACGCCATCAGCACCTGTATAACCAGTAGCAACCCACACCAAAGCTCTTGCTCCATCACGAATAGATTTTTCTACAGGTTCAGGTGGTGATTCTGAAGGTACGGATATGGGCTGAAAATCAATTCCCCGGCTACCTAAGACAATCTCACCAATAACAGAAGCACGACGCATGTGGAAATCTGAGGTAATCAAATAAACCCTATTGATGCCGTGGGCTTTCAAATCGTCTACTAAGCTGGTAAAATTAGTAACTGTATCTACAGCTTCATAATCCAAGTGTAACCGCTTGGGATCAACGCCAGCTTTGACAAACACCTTACGGGTATATCTAGGTGGACTACCGCCAGAAATCCAAATCGGTAAATTTGGATGCTTACGAACAAACTCCGCTGTGAACTTTTCTCGCTCTAATTTTTTGGTAGAACCACCCAAGACTAA encodes:
- a CDS encoding beta-ketoacyl-ACP synthase 3, whose amino-acid sequence is MQKLGIAFTGSGSAVPETSLDNQALTALVETSDEWITTRTGIRQRRVSQPSDSLSSLAAAAGRRAIASAGIQATDIDMILLATSTPDDLFGTACKVQAELGATKAVAFDITAACSGFVFGLVTAAQYIRTGVYQNVLLIGADILSRWVDWQDRRTCILFGDGAGAVVLQACESDRLLGFALKSDGTQNHYLNLGYTATAQEILPNINVSQGHYQPITMNGKEVYRFAVQKVPEIIDKALFEANLTVDQIDWLILHQANQRILDAVAQRLGISPQKVISNLANYGNTSAASIPLALDEAVQQGKIQPNNIIAASGFGAGLTWGAAIFQWGK
- a CDS encoding 1-acyl-sn-glycerol-3-phosphate acyltransferase, producing MSRSREPLISLALYHAFKWSIVSPMLHAYFQGKIYGVENVPQSDPLLVVSNHASYFDPPIVSNCVRRPVAYMAKQELFEIPVLAQAIKLYGAYPVSRGSADRNAIRAALECLENGWAVGVFLQGTRTPDGRITDPKKGAALLAAKAQAPILPVSLWGTEGILEKGSSIPRAVPLTIRIGEVIDPPSSTNKEQLEAVTQKCATVINEMHDLGR
- a CDS encoding DUF2288 domain-containing protein, producing MSDLRAELTQSVDEAEWEWLIPHVQRDAVILVTPGLSLVDVGEALASDNSQSVQQWIDEQLITKPSIDQVGKWNGDRQKRFHTLILQPFVLVQEIAA
- the fabD gene encoding ACP S-malonyltransferase; amino-acid sequence: MTKTAWVFPGQGSQALGMGTDLLDIPGAKEKFTQAEAILGWSVSDICQNQEEKLAQTLYTQPCLYVVESILADLMRERGYQPDLVAGHSLGEYIALYVADVFEWSAGLHLVKRRAELMENAAGGMMAALMNFDREQLETAIAATPDVVLANDNSPAQVVISGTPDAVQAVMSQVKAKRAIPLKVSGAFHSHLMAEAASEFQAILESVEFQPATVPVMSNVEPVSSTDAQILKQRLIQQMTGSVRWREISLQLPVNSIEQVIEIGPGNVLTGLIKRTTTDLILKNVRNAAELPQ
- a CDS encoding YdcF family protein; translated protein: MVLTLPLFMWLGYKEFQQQTKQPEAVLVLGGSTKKLEREKFTAEFVRKHPNLPIWISGGSPPRYTRKVFVKAGVDPKRLHLDYEAVDTVTNFTSLVDDLKAHGINRVYLITSDFHMRRASVIGEIVLGSRGIDFQPISVPSESPPEPVEKSIRDGARALVWVATGYTGADGVKKVGKSRMESRK
- a CDS encoding AI-2E family transporter, coding for MTGWDAKNFWNRLNNSALVRFLLLVAAGWAFVQLLAYFEAVIVIFTFAAILAFLLSYPVRWLRRFLPHGVAVIFVFLLSIVILGGLMITVGIAVLSQGQQLIESISGFLSSLAPFLERVEEFLRNRNLQIDLSVIEEQLRDQAISGLVTSLTFLQQLLTNFVTFILIAVVAFFMLLDGDKLWNFILKIVPKQRRLRFTNIIRRSFLGFFQGQLLLSLFLTTTTFVVFVLLQVPFALLLSVIVGFLDIIPGIGATLGVGIITLIVLSQNVWLGLKVFIACIILQQIQDNLIAPRIMQGALNLNPVVVFFALLVGARVAGLLGVFISIPITGVIVSLFEIDEMKAEV